A genome region from Eremothecium gossypii ATCC 10895 chromosome VII, complete sequence includes the following:
- a CDS encoding heavy metal translocating P-type ATPase (Non-syntenic homolog of Saccharomyces cerevisiae YDR270W (CCC2)) has product MSKTKKHHAVRVIENMSELVLNIIIGNIHCKQCEFHLTSILSKFFYLGGTEEAPKNFSESGDRWYGKRIITSLLFFKPPKKITVTQWSINAGLGLVTLRIPINAGSDRNIKSKFEAAYFSMLKRELNRAGFDVCHINVTYNLPNEGVRNEGEIINIADANRKVSSKSKQAHLEYCSSCLEAEKYSSSSGESSIQVMKPKIYRATFLISDQAIDSNNRGSSEDVIRNVLKTSAVDENGMELTPGKLSVLLSNKLYAQSVADALRDNNFQAQLVDMKPVVNELKYKITAIIGGITCASCCNSITAAASKLDFIADVAVNAVTKTAIFISDVNNERAINCLRDVVEECGFEFELVGVPQSTIHSSVQTERRVVTIEIDGMYCQSCPQRVVASLENYNKANIEVTQVPTLKSPHLTFSYVPNQSNGTTIRALVEHVRTSILPANSSYQISVKVVEGSLLDSKLKDLNEREQKSIMRCLIFAAIVAIPTFVFGIIGMSLLPGEHRFRKWLEKPLWVKNVPRVIWILLILSTPVYFSVAEQFHAKACRELHFLWAYQKSWTARLFKFGSMNLLVSLGTSVAYFASILLLILSALKKDANHHKGSPDTYFDSVVFLTLFLLIGRLLESLSKSKMVKTLESLTSLKQRTGILMQADGARDFKKETSVSAEMLELGDHILIKPGASPAVDALIVQGETEFDESSLTGESRPITHFPGDQIFAGTVNVGQCAVIAKVSTAPGNSLLDHVISAVRDGQLRGAPIERIADVLTGYFVPFIVLLAILTWAIWLILGFAGVLSQEKLDGSVGGWPFWSLEFAIAVFVIACPCGIGLAAPTALFVGANIAAKYGILARGGSAAFQMGSKVTTVCFDKTGTLTKGCAPEVTDYAIYPDPRIHKILGKVLHEFGLASKHPLSHSMKCFALKTLGEDLSDINVLEIKEIPGKGMTGVIEPSPAQPSGFRDELVPSEVIVGNEKFMAENGCQLSPDQESLLYSWKIEGRSIIIIGMNFPEGAATQCFIPTLFLAVRDELRPEAKEVVQALHERGIECWMISGDNSLAANAVALEVGIKHVIADVLPEGKAEKIQWIRETSGQGVAIAMVGDGMNDAPAIAAADVGISLASGSDLAMISCDFVLLSKKNPLTGIVVLLQLSKKVFRRVKFNFVWALVYNIICVPIAAGVLYPYKETRLSPVWASIAMAASSVSVVLSSNLLRFYRPSKIVPRSQMLPQHTTRNEARRLQWPSK; this is encoded by the coding sequence ATGAGTAAAACTAAAAAACATCACGCTGTGAGAGTCATTGAAAACATGTCGGAGCTCGTATTAAATATCATAATTGGTAATATTCATTGCAAACAATGTGAATTTCATTTGACTAGTATCTTATCAAAATTCTTCTACTTGGGCGGAACCGAGGAGGCGCCCAAGAATTTTAGCGAATCTGGCGATAGATGGTATGGGAAAAGAATTATAACGTCGCTGCTATTCTTCAAACCGCCTAAAAAAATAACTGTCACTCAGTGGTCGATTAATGCCGGCCTTGGCTTGGTTACCTTACGGATCCCTATAAACGCTGGGAGTGACCGCAATATTAAATCTAAGTTCGAAGCTGCCTACTTTTCAATGTTAAAAAGAGAATTAAATAGAGCTGGATTTGATGTCTGTCATATCAACGTGACGTACAATTTACCGAATGAAGGTGTGAGGAACGAAGGTGAGATAATTAACATAGCTGATGCAAACAGGAAAGTCAGTTCAAAGTCAAAACAAGCCCACCTAGAgtactgcagcagctgtcTAGAGGCAGAAAAATATTCATCATCCTCTGGCGAATCTAGCATTCAAGTGATGAAACCGAAAATATATCGAGCTACCTTTTTGATATCAGATCAAGCTATCGACAGTAACAATAGAGGTTCTTCAGAGGATGTAATACGAAATGTGTTAAAGACCTCTGCCGTGGACGAAAATGGAATGGAGCTCACTCCCGGCAAATTATCAGTGTTACTATCTAACAAGCTCTACGCTCAAAGTGTAGCCGATGCCCTGAGGGATAATAATTTCCAGGCACAGCTGGTAGATATGAAGCCGGTTGTCAACGAGCTCAAGTACAAGATCACCGCTATAATAGGAGGAATTACATGTGCATCTTGTTGTAATAGTATAACTGCCGCAGCCAGTAAATTGGATTTTATAGCGGATGTGGCTGTAAATGCTGTGACTAAGACGGCAATTTTCATTTCCGATGTGAATAATGAAAGGGCAATTAACTGCCTAAGAGATGTCGTAGAAGAGTGTGGCTTTGAGTTTGAACTTGTTGGTGTCCCACAGTCAACCATTCACAGCTCTGTGCAGACGGAGCGCAGGGTGGTAACTATTGAGATTGACGGTATGTACTGTCAAAGCTGTCCACAACGTGTCGTTGCTTCATTAGAAAACTATAATAAAGCAAACATAGAGGTGACCCAAGTACCAACGTTAAAGAGTCCTCATTTGACGTTCTCCTATGTTCCAAATCAAAGTAATGGGACCACAATTCGCGCTTTAGTCGAACATGTTAGGACTTCTATATTACCAGCTAATTCAAGTTACCAGATCAGCGTAAAGGTAGTGGAAGGATCGTTGCTGGATAGTAAATTGAAGGATTTAAATGAGAGAGAACAGAAAAGCATAATGAGGTGTCTCATTTTCGCGGCTATCGTGGCAATTCCTACATTTGTATTTGGAATTATCGGTATGTCGCTGCTTCCAGGAGAACATCGTTTCAGAAAATGGTTAGAGAAGCCTTTGTGGGTAAAGAACGTTCCTCGCGTCATTTGGATACTTCTTATCCTTAGTACCCCAGTATACTTCTCTGTAGCAGAACAATTTCATGCCAAGGCCTGTAGAGAACTTCATTTCCTCTGGGCATACCAAAAAAGTTGGACGGCTAGATTATTCAAATTTGGAAGTATGAACCTGCTGGTGTCCTTGGGCACAAGCGTTGCATACTTTGCCAGCATCCTGCTTTTGATTCTTTCTGCACTTAAAAAAGACGCTAATCACCATAAGGGATCTCCGGATACATATTTCGACTCGGTTGTTTTCCTCACCCTGTTCCTTTTGATCGGAAGACTTCTAGAGTCACTCTCCAAATCCAAAATGGTTAAAACTCTGGAGAGCTTGACATCTTTAAAACAGAGAACAGGTATTCTCATGCAGGCAGACGGAGCTAGAGATTTTAAAAAAGAAACAAGTGTCAGCGCGGAAATGCTTGAGCTGGGTGATCATATCCTGATAAAACCTGGCGCAAGTCCGGCTGTGGACGCCCTGATAGTACAAGGAGAAACAGAATTTGATGAGAGTTCATTGACTGGAGAGTCAAGGCCAATTACCCACTTTCCTGGTGACCAAATATTTGCGGGTACCGTTAACGTTGGCCAATGCGCCGTGATTGCAAAAGTGTCTACGGCGCCAGGTAACTCGTTGCTAGATCACGTAATCAGTGCTGTCCGTGATGGACAATTGAGAGGAGCACCCATTGAGCGCATTGCAGACGTTTTGACGGGATATTTTGTCCCGTTTATTGTTCTTCTAGCCATCCTAACCTGGGCTATTTGGTTGATTTTAGGCTTCGCTGGGGTACTCTCCCAGGAAAAGTTGGATGGTAGCGTAGGTGGATGGCCCTTCTGGTCTTTAGAATTTGCCATTGCGGTGTTTGTAATAGCCTGTCCATGTGGCATTGGCCTTGCTGCACCCACTGCACTATTTGTGGGCGCTAACATTGCAGCAAAGTACGGTATCCTGGCTAGGGGCGGCAGTGCTGCCTTCCAAATGGGCTCGAAGGTAACGACTGTGTGCTTCGATAAAACTGGAACGCTAACTAAAGGATGCGCTCCAGAAGTGACCGATTATGCTATATACCCTGATCCCCGCATCCATAAAATATTGGGTAAAGTGCTCCACGAGTTTGGCCTTGCATCTAAGCATCCTCTTTCTCACTCCATGAAATGTTTTGCACTAAAGACACTCGGAGAAGATTTATCTGACATCAACGTGCTGGAAATCAAAGAAATCCCCGGGAAAGGCATGACTGGGGTCATTGAACCATCTCCCGCCCAACCTAGCGGATTCAGAGATGAGCTGGTGCCCTCGGAGGTTATTGTCGGCAATGAGAAGTTCATGGCGGAAAACGGATGTCAGCTGAGTCCGGACCAAGAAAGCCTACTTTATAGCTGGAAAATCGAAGGTAGAAGTATCATTATAATTGGAATGAATTTCCCTGAAGGTGCTGCGACGCAATGTTTCATACCCACTTTATTCCTGGCAGTGCGTGACGAGTTGAGACCTGAGGCAAAAGAAGTGGTTCAGGCCCTGCATGAACGTGGCATAGAGTGTTGGATGATATCAGGCGACAATTCTTTGGCCGCAAATGCAGTTGCATTAGAGGTAGGCATCAAGCATGTCATTGCAGATGTACTTCCCGAGGGAAAGGCCGAAAAGATCCAGTGGATTCGGGAAACGAGCGGCCAAGGCGTCGCGATCGCCATGGTTGGAGACGGAATGAACGATGCACCAGCCATCGCAGCCGCGGATGTAGGTATTTCGCTTGCCAGTGGCTCGGATCTTGCTATGATATCCTGTGATTTTGTCCTGCTCTCAAAAAAGAACCCACTCACTGGCATCGTCgtcctgctccagctgTCGAAGAAGGTATTTCGGAGAGTTAAATTCAACTTCGTGTGGGCACTGGTCTACAACATCATCTGTGTTCCAATTGCGGCAGGCGTGCTGTACCCATATAAAGAGACCAGGCTGTCTCCAGTCTGGGCTAGCATCGCCATGGCTGCGTCGTCAGTTTCAGTCGTTCTCAGTAGCAACCTTCTTCGATTCTATAGGCCATCAAAGATAGTCCCGAGGTCGCAGATGTTGCCGCAGCACACTACTCGCAACGAAGCCCGACGTCTGCAATGGCCCTCAAAGTAA
- the NPR3 gene encoding Npr3p (Syntenic homolog of Saccharomyces cerevisiae YHL023C (NPR3)), producing the protein MPRIGQLGDAVCPQRPSKAGRARAQGQRRSRGPAIHVALETEVEEGKSSGQQVQEAVSRAWGRARMYTNLPKACLTGIVLTISTHSGPQVVYHYPPVKQPVEARRGRKVDSRNERVRSWQAGRMPSAASGAVDAVGEGVDGLEEESSESELDRSSGLSESEVSTDWADYSMSSSDSESEMREDGGGESSAVGGSSAAEGGEESLAEGADSSIAWPGPSESYNQLLESQSMVGSSANVAAASTKPKSIKSRHSQISANKLFQYLTNTSDADSRRQSVFSKLTGNEDSETIRLTDSVNLLDLESLLEDLEPGLADVDISELLDVEVFQPGRFQDVSKIFNFDAEFVAELCSPPKEMCNTRFELTVDDLCFLGLPIHVDESGRWRKQKVKRQQTNTRSKRSSSGGKPDAGSRTSVGLPHGTQERQPSTDQSGSGAPYLAQSSSESGQLRDPEQSDDVEDLQKAVHMFHVCFIMNPQLVEYNERIDDMYHYIVTRLSLILRYIQDKKGYVVRECAKILKTRDRILKKSLKLKKSHGQALQGRYLYECILKSSSLARALTKCFNSIINNEIVTLDIDNHKVISLQIPIKNEFSSLPDLKINPVLRGSYLTSLLNDSFLKQPVDFAAGSMMPGGDVMHDDNDVLDYALLLLDDTPKIIKDLEFSSFGSDLANVIMINLVKNLKPTVSLRSYLPLVSNLLEANLSLSARAAGSRHAASNAADSHSTPLQHSMIRSIVLHLVYWRYARIILPLSSKNTYIVSPLAPIRGTAADDFENTDMVKQGCKALIYQHQDLFHEKFPTLPTLPSFLSSISTCKPRSFGHLIPSKDHNLLYLSVLAWLIRYGYLTQLLTFVWLRVDRRIKIAVDEDLEREGVRTWNSIVKKEHRQNPHDNVAAPTREPASSAIDETASSSEHGDANISDGQESLDDYLFKESDYTIILEPKTATALEKRWLFKCIENQPTEMQLLFRKVIKYFNGKTPLELVEIKENIPKQELKKLIACLDKYVVELKHW; encoded by the coding sequence ATGCCCCGCATAGGCCAGCTGGGAGATGCCGTGTGTCCGCAGAGGCCGAGCAAGGCAGGCCGGGCGAGAGCGCAGGGTCAGAGACGCTCACGTGGGCCAGCAATTCACGTGGCGCTCGAGACGGAGGTCGAGGAGGGGAAGAGCAGCGGCCAACAGGTGCAAGAAGCCGTGAGCAGGGCGTGGGGCAGAGCGAGGATGTATACAAACTTGCCTAAGGCGTGTCTGACAGGGATCGTGCTGACGATCTCGACGCATTCGGGCCCTCAGGTGGTGTACCACTACCCTCCGGTGAAGCAGCCGGTGGAGGCGAGGCGGGGCCGGAAGGTGGACAGCCGCAATGAGCGGGTGCGGAGCTGGCAGGCGGGGCGGATGCCGTCTGCAGCGTCCGGGGCGGTGGATGCTGTGGGCGAGGGCGTGGACGggctggaggaggagtCGAGCGAGAGCGAATTGGACCGGAGCTCGGGGCTGAGCGAGAGCGAGGTGTCGACGGACTGGGCGGACTACTCGATGTCGTCGTCTGATTCAGAGAGCGAGATGCGGGAGGATGGCGGTGGGGAGAGCAGCGCGGTGGGCGGGtcgagcgcggcggaggGCGGGGAGGAGAGCCTGGCGGAGGGCGCGGACTCGAGCATCGCGTGGCCGGGCCCGAGCGAGTCGTACaaccagctgctggagtCGCAGAGCATGGTGGGCAGCAGCGCAAacgtggcggcggcgtcgaCGAAGCCGAAGAGCATCAAGTCGCGGCACTCTCAGATAAGCGCCAACAAGCTATTCCAGTACCTCACCAACACGAGCGACGCAGACAGCAGGCGTCAGTCGGTGTTTTCGAAGCTGACCGGGAACGAGGACAGCGAGACGATCCGCTTGACTGACTCGGTGAACCTGCTGGACTTGGagtcgctgctggaggacCTAGAGCCCGGGCTGGCGGACGTCGACATCAGCGAATTGCTGGACGTGGAGGTGTTCCAGCCCGGGCGCTTCCAAGACGTCAGCAAGATCTTCAACTTTGACGCTGAGTTTGTCGCGGAGCTGTGCTCTCCCCCGAAGGAGATGTGTAACACGCGGTTTGAGCTGACGGTGGATGACCTGTGCTTCCTGGGGCTGCCCATCCATGTGGATGAGTCCGGCCGCTGGCGCAAACAGAAGGTGAAGCGCCAGCAGACGAACACTCGGTCCAAGCGCTCCAGCAGTGGCGGGAAGCCGGATGCCGGGTCGCGAACCAGCGTGGGGTTACCCCATGGCACGCAGGAACGCCAGCCGAGCACGGACCAGAGCGGCAGCGGGGCGCCGTATCTCGCACAGAGTAGCAGTGAAAGTGGGCAATTGAGAGACCCAGAACAGTCCGATGACGTGGAAGATCTCCAGAAAGCTGTGCACATGTTCCATGTGTGCTTTATAATGAACCCGCAGCTGGTCGAGTACAATGAACGCATAGACGATATGTACCACTACATCGTGACCCGCCTCTCCCTGATTTTACGTTATATTCAAGATAAAAAGGGCTACGTCGTCAGAGAGTGCGCTAAGATCCTCAAGACGAGGGACCGTATCTTGAAGAAATCCCTAAAGCTGAAGAAATCCCATGGACAGGCGCTACAGGGTCGCTATCTGTACGAATGCATACTGAAGTCATCTTCGCTGGCAAGGGCTCTTACGAAATGCTTTAACTCGATTATTAACAACGAGATCGTGACATTGGATATTGACAACCACAAGGTGATCTCTCTACAGATTCCAATTAAGAATGAGTTTAGTAGCCTGCCCGATCTGAAGATCAATCCTGTTCTAAGAGGCTCCTACTTGACTTCACTTCTAAACGACAGTTTTCTGAAACAACCAGTGGATTTTGCTGCTGGCAGCATGATGCCTGGTGGCGACGTCATGCACGATGATAATGATGTTTTGGATTATGCCCTTCTATTGCTCGATGACACACCGAAAATCATTAAAGATCTGGAATTCTCCTCCTTTGGCAGCGACCTGGCAAACGTGATAATGATAAATTTGGTGAAGAACCTAAAGCCGACTGTGTCGCTGCGCTCATACCTTCCACTGGTGTCTAATCTTCTGGAGGCAAATCTCTCCTTGTCTGCACGGGCTGCAGGCTCGAGACACGCGGCTTCCAATGCAGCCGACTCACATAGTACACCGTTACAGCATAGTATGATTAGGTCGATTGTTTTGCACTTGGTGTATTGGCGATATGCCAGGATTATTCTGCCTTTATCGTCCAAGAATACGTATATCGTGTCACCACTAGCTCCAATACGAGGCACAGCCGCTGATGATTTTGAAAATACCGATATGGTGAAGCAGGGATGCAAGGCTCTGATATATCAACATCAAGACCTGTTCCATGAAAAGTTCCCCACGCTGCCCACGCTGCCTTCATTTCTCAGCTCGATATCCACGTGTAAGCCTCGTTCCTTTGGGCACTTAATTCCTTCCAAAGATCACAACTTACTGTACCTGAGTGTATTGGCATGGCTTATTAGATATGGCTACCTGACTCAGCTACTAACTTTTGTTTGGCTTCGTGTTGATAGGCGCATAAAGATTGCTGTCGATGAGGATCTTGAACGCGAGGGCGTCCGCACCTGGAATAGTATCGTAAAAAAAGAACACCGCCAGAACCCGCATGATAATGTTGCGGCTCCAACCAGAGAACCCGCTTCGTCTGCAATTGATGAAACAGCAAGTTCCTCCGAGCACGGTGACGCGAACATATCCGACGGCCAGGAGTCGCTGGACGATTACCTATTCAAGGAAAGCGATTACACTATCATCTTGGAACCCAAAACAGCAACTGCCTTAGAGAAGCGCTGGCTCTTTAAGTGTATTGAAAACCAGCCGACAGAAATGCAATTGCTATTTCGGAAAGTTATCAAGTACTTCAATGGAAAGACACCCCTGGAGCTGGTGGAGATAAAGGAAAATATTCCAAAGCAGGagctgaagaagctgaTAGCTTGTCTGGACAAGTACGTCGTTGAGTTAAAACATTGGTAA
- the GDH2 gene encoding glutamate dehydrogenase (NAD(+)) (Non-syntenic homolog of Saccharomyces cerevisiae YDL215C (GDH2)), translating into MPQQTNLKFPDIASLSISSFSDYHSVSFSGKDVQKEEVIDILDQQGFMPETLMEQEVDWFYESLGIDDLFFSKESPNSIANIIHTLYAAKIESFARTRIGEGDETMAPGVFSIRKKVVTDNHAVFIETGHDLDNQIDAKYMDGTKAYRLVSYYGENNLKLVFLYETKYPSDARTVDAEALVRGEIDLISDVIMSEVTSTENKKLYGQLMHLVAEREGPVIKTFNSVANRDEVRLIVAFRKNTTKRYYSALTSLLHYYHLKPSKIFAETFANDVVIYSIYLNHSEQQEEIVQNLSLSILQVEREASLLYAIPNNFFDLYRLRQFSPQEAIYAHSGSIFVNHFINRLGQDYHTLVKQLNVRPSDTTMLEVLNNLKKKLRNETFTQQMIIDVLHKYKEIVSKLYKNFAQVHYTSAKTSRFEKTLSYQRMSKLEPFKDDTEFELYLTKVIANDSPDLLILRTLKLFNEAVLKTNFFITRKVAISFRLDPTLIMPVAEYPDTPFGVFFVVGSTFKGFHIRFRDISRGGIRIVCSRSQDQYDMNSKMVIDENYGLASTQQRKNKDIPEGGSKGVVLMNPGLTTPTDTFVAFSQYVDAIIDILIQDPKKEKYVDLLDREEILFFGPDEGTAGFVNWATNHARKRGCPWWKSFLTGKTADLGGIPHDEYGMTSLSVRSYVNKLYETLDLKNTKMNKFQTGGPDGDLGSNEILLSTANEQYIAIVDGSGVICDSSGLDKDELRKLARERKMVSNFDKSKFSNCGFFVSVDDVDIMLPNGTIVSNGTTFRNRFHFDIFKFVDRVDLFVPCGGRPSSIDINNLNYYIDPKTSKCRIPYIVEGANLFISQPAKVALEQHGCILFKDASTNKGGVTSSSMEVLASLVLSDDDFLGKFVEVDGKRTPLYEEYVREIQEKIQRNAIAEFDSLWVLNKATGEPISELSNVLSQTINKLNDDLINSNELWLNDLKLRNYLLLNKIIPKLLIDVAGPTNVLNNVPVPYLKALLSSYLSSSYVYLHGLDVNMGKFLEFIGELKRDAENVQLV; encoded by the coding sequence ATGCCTCAACAGACCAACTTGAAGTTCCCGGATATCGCGTCGCTCTCGATATCTTCGTTCTCCGACTACCACTCGGTGTCGTTCTCGGGCAAGGATGTGCAGAAGGAGGAGGTGATCGATATCTTGGACCAGCAGGGCTTCATGCCGGAGACGCTCATGGAGCAGGAGGTGGACTGGTTCTACGAATCGCTGGGGATTGACGACCTTTTCTTCAGCAAAGAGTCGCCAAACAGCATTGCGAACATCATTCACACGTTGTACGCGGCCAAGATTGAGTCCTTTGCGCGGACGCGGATTGGCGAGGGTGACGAGACGATGGCGCCGGGCGTGTTTTCGATCCGCAAGAAGGTGGTGACGGACAACCATGCTGTGTTCATCGAGACGGGACACGACCTGGACAACCAGATCGACGCCAAGTACATGGACGGCACGAAGGCCTACCGGTTGGTGTCGTACTATGGGGAGAACAACTTGAAGCTCGTGTTCTTGTACGAGACCAAGTACCCGAGCGACGCGCGCACGGTGGACGCAGAAGCGCTAGTGCGCGGCGAGATAGATTTGATTTCGGACGTGATCATGTCCGAGGTCACATCGACGGAAAACAAGAAGTTGTACGGTCAGTTAATGCACTTGGTTGCCGAGCGCGAGGGCCCGGTTATCAAGACGTTCAATTCTGTGGCTAACCGGGATGAGGTGCGTTTGATTGTTGCCTTCCGCAAAAACACGACGAAGCGCTACTACTCTGCGCTAACCTCTTTGCTTCACTACTACCACTTGAAGCCCTCTAAGATATTCGCGGAGACATTCGCCAATGACGTGGTAATATACTCTATCTACTTGAACCATTCGGAGCAGCAGGAAGAGATTGTGCAGAACTTGTCGCTTTCCATCCTACAGGTAGAGAGGGAAGCCTCGTTGTTGTATGCCATCCCTAATAACTTCTTTGATCTATACAGGCTGCGCCAGTTCTCCCCGCAGGAGGCCATCTACGCGCACTCCGGATCCATATTTGTCAACCATTTCATTAATCGTTTGGGTCAGGATTACCACACTTTGGTGAAGCAGCTAAACGTCAGGCCTAGCGACACTACAATGTTGGAGGTTTTGAACAATTTGAAGAAGAAACTAAGAAATGAGACGTTCACGCAGCAAATGATCATTGATGTCTTACACAAGTACAAGGAGATAGTCTCGAAGCTCTACAAGAATTTCGCGCAGGTGCACTACACGTCGGCTAAGACGTCTCGCTTCGAAAAGACTTTGTCCTACCAGCGGATGTCGAAGCTAGAACCATTCAAGGACGACACAGAGTTTGAACTGTATCTAACAAAGGTAATCGCGAATGACTCTCCTGACTTGTTAATTCTCCGCACTTTGAAGTTGTTCAATGAGGCAGTCTTGAAGACTAACTTCTTCATTACGAGAAAAGTCGCCATTTCCTTTAGATTGGACCCGACGTTGATAATGCCTGTCGCAGAGTATCCAGATACTCCGTTCGGTGTTTTTTTTGTTGTAGGCAGCACCTTCAAGGGCTTCCATATCAGATTCCGCGATATTTCTCGCGGTGGTATCAGAATAGTGTGCTCGAGGTCTCAGGACCAGTATGACATGAACTCTAAAATGGTCATTGACGAAAACTACGGTCTAGCCTCTACTCAGCAGAGGAAGAATAAGGATATTCCGGAGGGTGGTTCTAAGGGTGTGGTGCTAATGAACCCGGGGTTGACCACTCCAACAGATACCTTTGTTGCGTTCTCACAATACGTTGACGCGATCATCGACATCTTGATTCAGGATCccaagaaggagaagtATGTTGATCTACTCGACCGTGAGGAGATTCTCTTTTTTGGGCCAGATGAAGGAACTGCTGGTTTTGTAAACTGGGCAACTAACCACGCCAGGAAGCGTGGTTGCCCATGGTGGAAATCTTTCTTAACCGGAAAGACTGCTGATTTAGGTGGTATTCCGCACGATGAATACGGTATGACCTCGCTAAGTGTTCGCTCGTATGTCAACAAGCTATACGAGACACTTGATTTGAAGAACACGAAGATGAACAAATTCCAAACAGGCGGACCAGATGGAGACTTAGGTTCCAATGAGATTTTGTTGTCTACCGCGAACGAGCAATACATTGCCATCGTCGATGGTTCCGGTGTTATCTGTGACTCCAGCGGTTTGGACAAGGATGAATTGAGGAAGCTTGCACGTGAACGGAAGATGGTGTCAAACTTTGACAAGTCGAAGTTCAGCAACTGCGGGTTCTTTGTGTCGGTGGACGATGTTGATATTATGTTACCAAATGGGACAATTGTCTCTAATGGTACAACATTCCGGAACAGGTTCCACTTCGATATCTTCAAGTTCGTCGACCGTGTTGACCTATTTGTTCCCTGCGGCGGTAGACCATCTTCCATTGATATTAACAACTTGAACTACTACATCGATCCTAAGACCAGCAAGTGCAGAATTCCATATATCGTCGAAGGAGCAAACTTATTCATCTCGCAGCCTGCAAAGGTGGCACTAGAGCAGCATGGATGCATTCTATTCAAGGATGCTTCCACCAACAAAGGTGGTGTGACTTCATCTTCCATGGAAGTCTTGGCATCATTGGTATTGAGTGACGACGACTTTTTGGGTAAGTTTGTTGAAGTTGACGGTAAGAGGACTCCTCTATATGAGGAGTATGTTCGTGAGATTCAGGAAAAGATCCAGCGCAATGCAATTGCCGAATTCGATAGTCTATGGGTATTAAATAAGGCTACCGGAGAGCCAATTTCTGAGCTTTCGAATGTTCTCTCACAAACTATCAACAAATTGAACGACGACTTGATTAACTCTAATGAACTATGGTTGAACGACTTAAAACTAAGAAACTATTTGTTGTTGAATAAGATCATCCCGAAGTTGTTGATTGACGTTGCAGGTCCAACAAATGTATTGAATAACGTTCCTGTCCCATATTTGAAGGCCTTGTTGTCCAGCTACTTGTCCAGTAGCTACGTTTATCTCCACGGGCTTGATGTTAACATGGGCAAGTTCTTAGAATTCATTGGCGAGTTGAAGAGAGACGCGGAGAATGTTCAACTGGTCTGA